The following are encoded in a window of Carya illinoinensis cultivar Pawnee chromosome 15, C.illinoinensisPawnee_v1, whole genome shotgun sequence genomic DNA:
- the LOC122295660 gene encoding glutaredoxin-C6-like: MQGLRSCSNDIFSLNLTSTSSTSATSLSIDIAESAEARIRRLISENPVIIFSRSSCCMCHVMKRLLVNIGVHPTVIELDDDEIAALPSPSHDTDVDSDSPRTPPAPSVFIGGTCIGGLESLVALHLSGNLAPKLREVGVLWE, from the coding sequence ATGCAAGGCCTCCGAAGTTGCTCCAACGACATCTTCAGTCTCAACCTTACCAGTACTTCCTCCACCTCCGCCACTTCCCTATCCATTGACATCGCCGAGTCCGCCGAGGCTCGAATCCGCCGCCTTATATCCGAGAACCCTGTCATCATCTTCAGCCGGTCTTCCTGCTGCATGTGTCATGTCATGAAGAGGCTCCTTGTCAATATCGGCGTCCACCCCACCGTCATCGAATTGGATGACGACGAGATCGCCGCGCTCCCTTCCCCATCCCACGATACAGACGTCGACTCCGACTCCCCCCGCACTCCTCCGGCTCCCTCCGTCTTCATTGGCGGCACCTGCATCGGCGGCTTGGAGTCCCTCGTCGCCCTCCACCTTAGTGGCAACCTCGCTCCCAAGCTCCGCGAAGTCGGTGTTCTCTGGGAATGA